The following proteins come from a genomic window of Microbacterium lemovicicum:
- a CDS encoding alpha-1,4-glucan--maltose-1-phosphate maltosyltransferase — protein MATPKRTASPILTRSGSTIPLRPAEAFQTDAETRTGRIPLALPFPSVPGGAFRPTAFVGEVVPFRVTAFREGHDLIGVHVRLFAPDGTESLHRLSPLNDGFDRWATIVSPLAQGVWSFRFEAFADEFATWEHAAELKIAAGVDAPLMREIGARLFDGARAEKDRSAAERRTLKGAATALRDPAVGDATALDIVRDPAIAAFFADRPVTSLVTLGPRQELLVERERAGVGAWYEFFPRSEGAEQKADGTIQSGTFRTATARLAGVADMGFDVLYLPPIHPIGRLNRKGPNNTLNAAPGDPGSPWAIGSSEGGHDTVHPDLGTLEDFRAFVTAARAAGLEIALDLALQAAPDHPWVAEHPEWFTTLPDGTIAYAENPPKKYQDIYPVNFDNDPEGIKAEVLRIVRHWIAQGVQIFRVDNPHTKPLQFWEWLIATVTQENPDVVFLAEAFTRPAPMQGLAMAGFQQSYTYFTWRNTKEELEEFLTQVSQDTADFLRPNLFVNTPDILTEYLQYGGRPAYRTRAAIAATAAPTYGVYAGFELFENVARPGAEENIDNEKFQYKLRDWAAAEERGDSLAPFLRRLNEIRRAHPALRQLRNLTVHWSDDDAILVYVKHLDAALSPDGRADTIIVVVNVDPHSARETMVHLDTRVWGVTPGEPFEVEDLLSGAQWTWSDHDFVRLDAFTEPVHILHVKESR, from the coding sequence GTGGCCACACCGAAGCGCACCGCATCCCCGATCCTCACCCGCAGCGGCTCCACGATCCCGCTCCGACCTGCCGAGGCGTTCCAGACCGACGCCGAAACGCGCACGGGGCGCATCCCCCTCGCGCTGCCCTTCCCCTCCGTCCCCGGAGGCGCATTCCGGCCGACCGCCTTCGTCGGCGAGGTCGTGCCGTTCCGCGTCACGGCCTTCCGCGAGGGTCATGACCTGATCGGCGTCCACGTGCGGCTGTTCGCCCCCGACGGCACCGAGTCGCTGCATCGCCTCTCGCCCCTGAACGACGGCTTCGACCGCTGGGCCACCATCGTGTCGCCGCTCGCGCAGGGCGTCTGGAGCTTCCGCTTCGAGGCGTTCGCCGACGAGTTCGCCACCTGGGAGCACGCGGCGGAGCTGAAGATCGCCGCCGGCGTCGACGCGCCCCTCATGCGGGAGATCGGCGCGCGCCTGTTCGACGGCGCGCGGGCCGAGAAGGACCGCTCCGCCGCGGAGCGCCGCACGCTCAAGGGCGCGGCGACCGCTCTGCGCGACCCCGCCGTCGGCGACGCCACCGCGCTGGACATCGTGCGGGACCCCGCGATCGCCGCCTTCTTCGCCGATCGCCCTGTGACCTCGCTCGTGACGCTCGGCCCCCGGCAGGAGCTGCTCGTCGAGCGCGAGCGGGCCGGCGTCGGCGCCTGGTACGAGTTCTTCCCCCGCTCGGAGGGCGCGGAGCAGAAGGCCGACGGCACGATTCAGAGCGGCACCTTCCGCACGGCCACCGCGCGGCTGGCGGGCGTCGCCGACATGGGCTTCGACGTGCTCTACCTGCCGCCCATCCACCCGATCGGCCGTCTCAACCGCAAGGGGCCGAACAACACGCTGAACGCGGCACCCGGCGACCCGGGCTCCCCGTGGGCCATCGGCAGCTCCGAGGGCGGCCACGACACCGTGCACCCCGACCTCGGCACCCTCGAGGACTTCCGCGCCTTCGTCACGGCGGCACGCGCGGCCGGCCTCGAGATCGCGCTGGATCTCGCTCTCCAGGCGGCCCCGGACCACCCGTGGGTCGCAGAGCACCCCGAGTGGTTCACCACGCTGCCCGACGGCACGATCGCCTACGCCGAGAACCCCCCGAAGAAGTACCAGGACATCTATCCGGTCAACTTCGACAACGACCCCGAGGGCATCAAGGCGGAGGTGCTCAGGATCGTCCGGCACTGGATCGCGCAGGGCGTGCAGATCTTCCGCGTCGACAACCCGCACACCAAGCCGCTGCAGTTCTGGGAGTGGCTGATCGCCACGGTCACCCAGGAGAACCCCGACGTCGTGTTCCTCGCGGAGGCCTTCACGCGTCCGGCTCCAATGCAGGGTCTCGCGATGGCGGGCTTCCAGCAGAGCTACACCTACTTCACCTGGCGCAACACGAAGGAGGAGCTCGAGGAGTTCCTCACGCAGGTCTCGCAGGACACGGCCGACTTCCTGCGTCCCAACCTCTTCGTCAACACGCCGGACATCCTCACGGAGTACCTGCAGTACGGCGGCCGGCCGGCGTACCGCACGCGCGCGGCGATCGCGGCGACGGCGGCTCCGACGTACGGCGTGTACGCCGGCTTCGAGCTCTTCGAGAACGTCGCACGCCCGGGCGCCGAGGAGAACATCGACAACGAGAAGTTCCAGTACAAGCTCCGCGACTGGGCGGCCGCCGAGGAGCGAGGCGACTCACTCGCCCCGTTCCTGCGCCGGCTCAACGAGATCCGCCGTGCGCACCCCGCGCTGCGGCAGCTGCGCAACCTCACGGTCCACTGGAGCGACGACGACGCGATCCTCGTGTACGTCAAGCACCTCGACGCCGCCCTCTCCCCCGACGGACGCGCCGACACGATCATCGTCGTCGTCAACGTCGATCCGCATTCGGCCCGCGAGACGATGGTCCACCTCGACACCCGCGTGTGGGGCGTCACCCCCGGCGAGCCCTTCGAGGTCGAAGACCTGCTCTCCGGTGCGCAGTGGACGTGGTCCGACCACGACTTCGTGCGGCTCGACGCATTCACCGAACCCGTCCACATCCTGCACGTAAAGGAATCCCGATGA
- the glgB gene encoding 1,4-alpha-glucan branching protein GlgB: protein MSIDDALLDTIAAGAHHDPHGVLGLHAGADATGAQTWTVRTRRPMASAVTATFADGTQVPMEHVRSGIWEGTRTGSPGGYEITASYEGGPDWTADDPYRHPPTVGELDLHLIGEGRHEELWRVLGSHTRTHDGVAGTAFTVWAPNARAVRVIGDFNGWDGRSHVMRSMGGTGVWEIFAPGVGAGSTYKYEILTRRGDWIQKADPMARLAEVSPATGSVVTESDYRWADDDWMTERARTTPVSRPMSIYELHFGSWRPGLGYRDGADQIIDYVTEQGFTHVEFLPLAEHPFGGSWGYQVSGYYAPTSRFGSPDDLRYLIDRLHQAGIGVIMDWVPGHFPKDAFALARFDGEALYEHPDPRRGEHKDWGTLIFDYGRNEVRNFLVANALYWFEEFHVDGLRVDAVASMLYLDYSREEGQWEPNVHGGRENLEAIRFLQEVNGTSYKRYPGIAIIAEESTSFPGVTQPTSHAGLGFGFKWNMGWMNDSLHYIARDPMYRSHHDGELSFSFVYAFSENFILPISHDEVVHGKGSLFGRMPGDHWQKLANMRAYLAYMWGHPGKQLLFMGQEFGQMSEWSEGRGLDWWMLDQPAHAQLQSFVGMLNRTYRGSSALWSRDSDAAAFSRLGAPSWNPNVIAFARRDWHGGTVAVVCNFSGTPIHDYQLDLPEEGAWHEILNSDAQEFGGSGVGNLGVVHAGAGGRASMVLPPLGVLWLEHRAGGDPHLPSATRR, encoded by the coding sequence ATGAGCATCGACGACGCACTCCTCGACACGATCGCCGCAGGCGCGCACCACGACCCGCACGGCGTCCTCGGCCTCCACGCGGGCGCCGACGCCACGGGCGCGCAGACCTGGACCGTGCGCACGCGCCGACCCATGGCATCCGCCGTCACCGCGACGTTCGCAGACGGCACCCAGGTGCCGATGGAGCACGTGCGCTCCGGCATCTGGGAGGGCACCCGCACCGGCTCCCCGGGCGGCTACGAGATCACCGCGAGCTACGAGGGCGGCCCGGACTGGACCGCCGACGATCCGTACCGGCACCCCCCGACCGTCGGCGAGCTCGATCTGCACCTCATCGGCGAGGGGCGCCACGAGGAGCTGTGGCGGGTGCTCGGCTCGCACACCCGCACCCATGACGGCGTCGCCGGCACCGCGTTCACGGTGTGGGCGCCCAACGCCCGTGCCGTGCGCGTGATCGGCGACTTCAACGGCTGGGACGGACGGTCCCACGTAATGCGCTCGATGGGCGGCACGGGCGTCTGGGAGATCTTTGCGCCCGGCGTCGGAGCGGGCTCGACCTACAAGTACGAGATCCTCACCCGCCGCGGCGACTGGATCCAGAAGGCCGACCCGATGGCGCGCCTGGCCGAGGTGTCGCCGGCGACCGGCTCCGTCGTGACCGAGTCCGACTACCGCTGGGCGGACGACGACTGGATGACCGAGCGCGCGCGCACGACGCCGGTGTCGCGACCCATGTCCATCTACGAGCTGCACTTCGGCTCGTGGCGCCCCGGTCTGGGCTATCGCGACGGCGCCGACCAGATCATCGACTACGTCACGGAGCAGGGCTTCACCCACGTCGAGTTCCTGCCCCTCGCGGAGCACCCCTTCGGCGGCTCCTGGGGATACCAGGTCTCGGGCTACTACGCTCCGACCAGCCGCTTCGGCAGCCCCGACGACCTGCGCTACCTCATCGACCGCCTGCACCAGGCGGGCATCGGCGTGATCATGGACTGGGTCCCCGGGCACTTCCCGAAGGACGCCTTCGCCCTCGCCCGCTTCGACGGCGAGGCGCTCTACGAGCACCCGGACCCCCGTCGTGGCGAGCACAAGGACTGGGGCACGCTCATCTTCGACTACGGCCGCAACGAGGTGCGCAACTTCCTCGTCGCCAACGCGCTGTACTGGTTCGAGGAGTTCCACGTCGACGGGCTGCGCGTGGACGCGGTGGCGTCGATGCTCTACCTGGACTACTCCCGCGAGGAGGGCCAGTGGGAGCCCAACGTCCACGGCGGGCGCGAGAACCTCGAGGCGATCCGCTTCCTTCAGGAGGTCAACGGCACCTCCTACAAGCGCTACCCCGGCATCGCGATCATCGCCGAGGAGTCCACGAGCTTCCCGGGAGTGACGCAGCCCACCAGCCACGCCGGCCTCGGCTTCGGCTTCAAGTGGAACATGGGCTGGATGAACGACTCGCTGCACTACATCGCGCGCGACCCCATGTACCGGTCGCACCACGACGGGGAGCTGTCGTTCTCCTTCGTGTACGCCTTCAGCGAGAACTTCATCCTCCCGATCAGCCACGATGAGGTCGTGCACGGCAAGGGCAGCCTCTTCGGGCGCATGCCGGGCGACCACTGGCAGAAGCTCGCCAACATGCGCGCCTACCTCGCGTACATGTGGGGGCACCCGGGCAAGCAGCTGCTGTTCATGGGCCAGGAGTTCGGGCAGATGTCCGAGTGGTCCGAGGGCCGTGGGCTGGACTGGTGGATGCTGGACCAGCCGGCTCACGCGCAGCTGCAGTCCTTCGTGGGCATGCTGAACCGCACCTACCGCGGGTCGTCCGCGCTGTGGTCGCGCGACAGCGACGCCGCCGCGTTCTCCCGGCTGGGCGCTCCGTCGTGGAATCCGAACGTCATCGCCTTCGCCCGCCGCGACTGGCACGGCGGCACTGTGGCGGTCGTTTGCAACTTCTCCGGCACGCCGATCCACGACTACCAGCTGGACCTCCCGGAGGAGGGCGCCTGGCACGAGATCCTCAACTCCGACGCGCAGGAGTTCGGCGGTTCGGGCGTGGGCAACCTCGGCGTCGTCCACGCGGGCGCGGGTGGACGCGCCTCGATGGTGCTGCCCCCGCTGGGTGTGCTGTGGCTCGAGCACCGCGCCGGCGGCGACCCGCACCTCCCCTCCGCGACGCGCCGCTGA
- a CDS encoding tetratricopeptide repeat protein, translating to MTDPAPGAVLRGAVDLSSLRNRPAAPAATAGATPPAAAGGPTVPLVMDVTDDTFAQVLELSRTVPIVVDLWAEWCGPCKQLSPILERVVTELAGRVVLAKVDVDANPQLSQAFRAQSIPMVVALVAGQPVPLFTGAVPEAQVREVLGQLLQLAAQNGVTGTVTPADAAEPAEEGTPEEPPLPPLHAEAFDAIEAGDYPRAVAAYEKALAENPRDADARAGLGQVRLLARVQDLDLQEVRDAAASRPTDVEAQFAASDLDLAGGHVEDAFGRLLDLFSILPSEERAPVRERLLELFALVGDADPRVVAARRALTTLLF from the coding sequence GTGACCGATCCCGCCCCCGGAGCCGTCCTGCGCGGAGCCGTCGACCTCTCCTCGCTGCGCAACCGCCCGGCCGCTCCCGCGGCGACCGCCGGCGCGACCCCTCCGGCGGCAGCGGGCGGACCGACCGTCCCGCTCGTGATGGACGTCACCGACGACACGTTCGCACAGGTGCTCGAGCTGTCTCGCACCGTCCCGATCGTGGTCGACCTGTGGGCCGAGTGGTGCGGCCCCTGCAAGCAGCTCAGCCCGATCCTCGAACGCGTCGTCACCGAACTCGCCGGCCGCGTCGTCCTCGCGAAGGTCGACGTGGACGCCAACCCGCAGCTGTCGCAGGCCTTCCGCGCGCAGTCGATCCCGATGGTGGTCGCCCTCGTCGCCGGTCAGCCGGTGCCGCTGTTCACGGGGGCCGTGCCCGAGGCGCAGGTGCGCGAGGTGCTCGGTCAGCTCCTGCAGCTCGCCGCCCAGAACGGCGTGACGGGCACCGTGACGCCCGCCGACGCGGCCGAGCCCGCCGAGGAGGGCACGCCCGAGGAGCCGCCGCTCCCGCCGCTGCACGCCGAGGCGTTCGACGCCATCGAGGCGGGGGACTACCCTCGCGCCGTCGCCGCGTACGAGAAGGCACTCGCGGAGAACCCGCGTGATGCCGACGCGCGTGCCGGGCTCGGACAGGTGCGCCTGCTGGCCCGCGTGCAGGATCTCGACCTGCAGGAGGTGCGGGACGCCGCGGCCTCCCGCCCGACCGACGTCGAGGCGCAGTTCGCCGCCTCCGACCTGGACCTGGCCGGTGGCCACGTCGAGGACGCCTTCGGGCGGCTCCTGGACCTGTTCTCGATCCTCCCGTCCGAGGAGCGCGCTCCGGTGCGGGAGCGTCTGCTCGAGCTGTTCGCCCTGGTCGGCGACGCCGATCCCCGGGTTGTCGCCGCGCGGCGGGCGCTCACCACGCTCCTGTTCTGA